A genomic segment from Yimella sp. cx-51 encodes:
- the serC gene encoding phosphoserine transaminase, translating to MSDAVKIPTDLLPADGRFGSGPSKVRTDQLDALVAQGRSVIGTSHRQAPVLNLVRSVQERLAALYSLPDGYEVVLGLGGSTSFWDVAACSLVRAKSQHAIFGEFSSKFAAVVQRAPFLDEPLVRSVAPGGVADLEPVDGVDLYATAHNETSTGASIQVQRVHADALTVVDGTSAAGGMSLDVSQCDAYYFAPQKSFASDGGLWLALLSPAAIERAGEVTSDASRWVPDTLNLQLAIDNSRKHQTLNTPALATLVMLDEQLGWMLDQGGLAWCDERTRDSSSRLYDWAEASSYASPFITDSMNRSQVVGTIDFTESVDAAAVAKSLRVNGIVDTEPYRKLGRNQLRIGMYPAVAPDDVSALTRCIDYVIDAQIG from the coding sequence GTGAGCGATGCCGTGAAGATCCCCACCGACCTGCTCCCCGCCGACGGACGCTTCGGCAGCGGGCCCTCCAAGGTGCGCACCGATCAGTTGGATGCGCTTGTGGCACAGGGTCGTTCGGTGATCGGCACCAGCCACCGCCAGGCACCCGTGCTCAACCTGGTGCGCAGCGTGCAGGAACGCCTCGCGGCTCTCTACTCGCTGCCTGATGGGTATGAGGTGGTGCTCGGCCTGGGCGGTTCGACCTCGTTCTGGGATGTCGCCGCCTGCAGTCTGGTGCGCGCGAAATCGCAGCACGCGATCTTCGGCGAGTTCAGCTCCAAGTTCGCCGCCGTCGTCCAGCGCGCACCATTCCTGGACGAGCCGCTGGTGCGCTCGGTCGCACCGGGCGGCGTCGCCGATCTCGAACCGGTCGACGGCGTCGATCTCTACGCCACTGCGCACAACGAGACCTCGACCGGAGCCTCGATCCAGGTGCAACGCGTGCACGCCGACGCCCTGACGGTCGTCGACGGCACCTCGGCGGCCGGCGGCATGTCACTGGACGTCAGCCAATGCGACGCGTACTACTTCGCGCCGCAGAAGTCGTTCGCCTCGGACGGCGGGCTCTGGCTCGCGTTGCTCTCCCCCGCCGCGATCGAACGAGCCGGCGAGGTGACCAGCGACGCTTCACGCTGGGTGCCTGACACCCTCAATCTGCAGTTGGCGATCGACAACTCGCGCAAGCACCAGACGCTCAACACTCCGGCGCTTGCGACGCTCGTCATGCTGGACGAACAGCTCGGCTGGATGCTTGACCAGGGCGGCCTGGCGTGGTGCGACGAGCGCACCCGCGACAGCAGCTCGCGCTTGTACGACTGGGCCGAGGCGTCCTCGTACGCGTCACCGTTCATCACTGACTCGATGAACCGTTCGCAGGTGGTCGGCACGATCGACTTCACCGAGTCGGTCGATGCTGCCGCGGTGGCAAAGTCTCTGCGCGTCAACGGAATCGTCGACACCGAGCCCTATCGCAAGCTCGGCCGCAATCAACTACGTATCGGCATGTACCCCGCGGTCGCGCCCGACGATGTCAGCGCACTGACCCGCTGCATCGATTACGTCATCGACGCGCAGATCGGTTGA
- the pdxH gene encoding pyridoxamine 5'-phosphate oxidase: protein MEPIERWDYAGESLDETGLPAAPWPIVREWVDQARARNREQGDVPEPDAIAVATVDADARPSLRVVLMRYLEPAGPGFFTNLESRKAVELQSNPHIAATLTWQSMFRAIRFEGTARQLDRDTVERYFGSRPWASRVGAWASAQSRPLASRAELEQRVAELEQRWPDTGREDDVPLPDGWGGFVVDCERVELWAGRRSRLHDRLVYRRTGDGDLSTDGVWAIERLQP, encoded by the coding sequence ATGGAACCGATCGAACGTTGGGACTACGCGGGCGAAAGCCTCGATGAAACAGGGTTGCCGGCTGCGCCCTGGCCGATCGTGCGGGAGTGGGTCGACCAGGCCCGCGCTCGAAATCGAGAGCAGGGTGACGTGCCCGAGCCGGACGCGATCGCCGTGGCAACCGTGGACGCCGATGCTCGCCCGAGCCTGCGCGTGGTGCTCATGCGCTACCTCGAGCCCGCCGGTCCGGGATTCTTCACCAACCTCGAGTCGCGCAAAGCCGTTGAACTGCAGTCGAATCCGCACATCGCAGCGACACTCACCTGGCAGTCGATGTTCCGCGCGATCCGCTTCGAAGGCACGGCGCGGCAACTCGATCGCGACACCGTCGAGCGCTACTTCGGGTCGCGCCCTTGGGCCAGCAGGGTGGGCGCGTGGGCGTCCGCGCAGTCGCGTCCGCTGGCCTCCCGGGCCGAACTGGAGCAACGGGTCGCCGAACTCGAACAACGGTGGCCCGACACCGGCCGCGAGGACGATGTGCCGCTGCCGGACGGATGGGGCGGCTTCGTGGTCGACTGCGAGCGGGTGGAGTTGTGGGCCGGGCGCAGATCGAGACTGCACGATCGGCTGGTCTACCGACGCACCGGCGACGGTGATCTCTCGACCGACGGCGTGTGGGCGATCGAGCGTCTCCAGCCCTGA
- a CDS encoding metal-dependent transcriptional regulator: protein MSDLIDTTEMYLRTIFDLEEEGIVPLRARIAERLGHSGPTVSQTVARMERDGLLTLAGDRHLELTAEGRLLATRVMRKHRIAERLLVDVLGLELEYVHDEACRWEHVMSDRVERKILGMLSETELSPFGNPIPGLDELGLEASSIKFRDGVVPLATVVADQESVHTVRRIGEPAQAEQDTLAVLTGAGVVPGASVTAVREGDRVLVHSGDEDAKISLPLDIAGHVFVDA from the coding sequence GTGAGCGACCTGATCGATACCACCGAGATGTACTTGCGCACGATCTTCGACCTTGAGGAAGAAGGCATCGTGCCGTTGCGTGCGCGCATCGCCGAGCGGCTCGGTCATTCCGGTCCCACGGTGTCGCAGACGGTCGCCCGCATGGAGCGCGACGGACTGCTGACGCTCGCCGGCGATCGTCATCTCGAGCTCACCGCCGAAGGGCGTCTGCTCGCCACGCGTGTGATGCGCAAGCACCGCATCGCCGAGCGACTGCTGGTCGACGTCCTCGGGCTTGAGCTCGAATATGTCCACGACGAGGCGTGCCGCTGGGAGCACGTCATGAGCGACCGGGTAGAGCGCAAGATCCTCGGCATGTTGAGCGAGACCGAGCTGTCGCCGTTCGGCAACCCGATTCCCGGCCTTGACGAGCTCGGCCTGGAAGCCAGCAGCATCAAGTTCCGCGACGGCGTGGTTCCGTTGGCCACTGTCGTGGCCGACCAGGAGTCGGTGCACACCGTGCGGCGGATCGGCGAACCTGCGCAGGCCGAACAAGACACCCTGGCGGTGCTGACCGGCGCCGGCGTCGTGCCCGGAGCCTCCGTCACCGCCGTTCGTGAAGGTGACCGGGTGCTGGTGCACAGCGGCGACGAGGACGCCAAGATCTCCTTGCCGCTGGACATCGCGGGCCACGTCTTCGTCGACGCCTGA
- a CDS encoding C40 family peptidase, translated as MTRSMQATAAIAAAGGIAATAGASSASATGTATFAQPAAAAQAKAAKPANPAATALTSVAARPHLNVVFAKSLSAQAQRPAQAETRASQAPSRAAERATSRSAQRPATTTRSTATTSQRSGFTGGSTTSTAPRSTTTTTPSAPSSASGIVAIAQRYLGVPYVWGGTTPGGFDCSGLTQYVYAQAGISIPRTATAQAAAMRHVSNPQPGDLVVFGSPATHIGIYVGPGQMIAAPRPGTVVRLQPIYATPTAYLRA; from the coding sequence ATGACCCGCTCGATGCAGGCGACCGCCGCGATCGCAGCGGCCGGTGGAATCGCCGCCACCGCCGGTGCTTCGAGCGCCTCGGCAACGGGCACTGCCACTTTCGCCCAGCCTGCCGCTGCTGCGCAGGCAAAGGCCGCCAAGCCGGCCAACCCGGCAGCTACCGCGCTGACCTCGGTCGCTGCTCGTCCGCACCTGAATGTCGTGTTCGCCAAGTCGCTGTCGGCGCAGGCCCAGCGTCCGGCACAGGCCGAGACCCGCGCCTCGCAGGCACCCTCGCGTGCCGCTGAGCGCGCCACCTCGCGTTCCGCACAGCGTCCGGCGACCACGACCCGCAGCACCGCCACCACGAGCCAGCGCTCGGGCTTCACCGGCGGCTCGACCACCAGCACTGCGCCGCGCTCGACCACCACGACAACGCCTTCGGCGCCGTCGTCGGCCAGCGGCATCGTGGCCATCGCTCAGCGTTACCTCGGCGTGCCCTACGTCTGGGGCGGCACGACGCCCGGTGGCTTCGACTGCTCGGGCCTGACCCAGTACGTCTACGCCCAGGCCGGCATCTCCATCCCGCGCACCGCCACCGCCCAGGCGGCCGCGATGCGTCACGTCAGCAACCCGCAGCCGGGCGACCTGGTCGTCTTCGGCTCGCCGGCGACACACATCGGCATCTACGTCGGCCCCGGCCAGATGATCGCCGCTCCGCGTCCGGGCACCGTCGTTCGGCTCCAGCCGATCTACGCAACTCCCACCGCTTACCTGCGCGCCTGA
- a CDS encoding potassium transporter Kup, whose translation MSRVNAHHSGAGAGKRAGALGLVVGALGVAFGDIGTSPLYAMQTVFNIDHGDVKPTLPHILGIISLIFWSITGIVSVKYIVFVLRADNDGEGGVMALSHLTRRAVKPGGRRFRTVVVLGVIGAALFYGDSVITPAISVLSAVEGVQIAAPQVHDWVLPISVVIITALFAAQRFGTAIIGRAFGPIMVLWFVTLAVLGIPHIAQTPSILRGLSPSYAVAFIADDPFIAFVAMGAVVLAITGAESLYADMGHFGRPPISRAWFFLVMPCLVTNYLGQAAMLSKDPTKIDSPFFHLAPTWATLPLVVLATMATTIASQAVISGAFSMSRQAERLGYLPRLTVRQTSEHEGGQIYVPAINWLLFGGVVVLMLSFKSSERLAAAYGVAVTSMFIITTIMVLLLASTRWKWPRWKIVLLALLFAPLELVYVSANLTKVAHGGWLPLLIASCVAVVMFTWRRGQQIVTDRRNALEGPLLPFLDRLHTDPLMRVPGTAVFLHPTKQTAPLALRENASFNHVIHENVLIVSTVSANVPHVPLEERVTIDDLGDPYDHVTHLTVKFGFQDDQDVPSALEQARESGVEFDAGDVTYFLSRISIQQSNDKSMPKWRKRIFIGLAHNAATPVQYFRLPEERTVIMGANVSL comes from the coding sequence ATGTCGCGAGTGAACGCACATCACTCAGGTGCAGGGGCCGGAAAGCGAGCCGGTGCCCTCGGGCTCGTCGTCGGAGCCCTGGGAGTGGCCTTCGGTGACATCGGCACCAGCCCGCTGTACGCCATGCAGACGGTTTTCAACATCGATCACGGAGATGTGAAGCCGACGCTGCCGCACATCCTCGGCATCATCTCGCTCATCTTCTGGTCGATCACCGGCATCGTGAGCGTCAAGTACATCGTCTTCGTGTTGCGAGCCGACAATGACGGTGAAGGCGGTGTCATGGCGTTGTCACACCTGACCCGGCGAGCGGTGAAACCCGGTGGTAGGCGCTTCCGCACCGTTGTTGTCCTTGGCGTGATCGGGGCGGCGCTCTTCTATGGCGACAGCGTCATCACTCCGGCGATCTCGGTGCTGTCGGCGGTCGAGGGTGTGCAAATCGCGGCGCCGCAGGTGCACGACTGGGTGCTGCCCATCTCGGTGGTCATCATCACCGCGCTGTTCGCCGCGCAGCGCTTCGGCACCGCGATCATCGGCCGAGCCTTCGGTCCGATCATGGTGCTCTGGTTCGTCACTCTGGCCGTGCTGGGCATCCCGCACATCGCCCAGACGCCGAGCATCCTGCGCGGACTCTCGCCGAGCTATGCAGTGGCCTTCATCGCCGACGACCCGTTCATTGCCTTCGTGGCCATGGGTGCAGTCGTCCTGGCCATCACCGGCGCCGAATCGCTCTACGCCGACATGGGCCACTTCGGACGTCCGCCGATCAGCCGGGCGTGGTTCTTCCTGGTGATGCCCTGCCTGGTCACCAACTATCTGGGGCAGGCAGCGATGCTCAGCAAAGACCCCACCAAGATCGACAGTCCCTTCTTCCATCTCGCCCCGACCTGGGCGACCCTGCCGTTGGTCGTGCTCGCCACGATGGCCACGACGATTGCCTCGCAGGCGGTCATCTCCGGTGCCTTCTCGATGTCCAGGCAGGCTGAACGACTTGGCTATCTGCCTCGATTGACGGTTCGACAGACCTCTGAACACGAGGGTGGTCAGATCTACGTGCCGGCGATCAACTGGCTGCTTTTTGGCGGAGTCGTGGTGCTGATGCTGTCCTTCAAGTCATCGGAGCGGCTGGCGGCCGCCTACGGTGTCGCGGTCACCAGCATGTTCATCATCACCACGATCATGGTGCTGCTGTTGGCAAGCACCCGCTGGAAATGGCCGCGCTGGAAGATCGTGCTCCTGGCGTTGTTGTTCGCGCCCCTCGAACTGGTCTACGTCAGCGCCAACCTCACCAAGGTCGCGCACGGCGGCTGGCTGCCGTTGCTCATCGCTTCGTGTGTCGCGGTGGTGATGTTCACCTGGCGTCGCGGGCAGCAGATCGTGACCGACCGTCGCAACGCCCTCGAAGGTCCGCTGCTGCCCTTCCTCGACCGGTTGCACACCGACCCGCTGATGCGCGTCCCGGGCACGGCTGTCTTCCTGCACCCGACCAAACAGACCGCGCCGCTGGCTTTGCGTGAGAACGCCAGCTTCAACCACGTGATCCACGAGAACGTGCTCATCGTGTCGACCGTCTCGGCGAACGTCCCGCACGTGCCGCTCGAGGAGCGCGTGACCATCGACGATCTCGGCGACCCCTACGACCATGTCACCCACCTCACGGTGAAGTTCGGCTTCCAGGACGACCAGGACGTCCCCTCGGCGCTGGAGCAGGCACGGGAGAGCGGCGTCGAGTTCGACGCCGGCGATGTCACCTACTTCCTGTCGCGCATCAGCATTCAGCAGTCGAACGACAAGTCGATGCCGAAGTGGCGCAAGCGAATCTTCATCGGGCTGGCCCACAACGCCGCCACCCCGGTGCAGTATTTCCGGCTGCCGGAGGAGCGCACCGTGATCATGGGCGCCAATGTCTCACTCTGA
- a CDS encoding pyridoxamine 5'-phosphate oxidase family protein, protein MTDDTFQPGEISDLECVEFLRSQELGRLAFHLLGEVHIVPINYALDSDGRIIFRTAEGSKLLAVTMNDDVAFEVDELDGERATSVVVRGRAQVLEGEAAYVADTVPLRPWLDTPKFNVVAIVPSETTGRRFQMHRPWKSMRPS, encoded by the coding sequence ATGACCGACGACACGTTCCAGCCGGGCGAGATCAGCGATCTGGAGTGCGTGGAATTCCTGCGCAGCCAGGAGCTCGGCCGCCTCGCCTTCCACCTGCTCGGGGAGGTGCACATCGTCCCGATCAATTACGCCCTCGACTCCGACGGCCGCATCATCTTCCGCACCGCCGAGGGCAGCAAACTCCTTGCCGTCACGATGAATGACGATGTCGCGTTCGAGGTCGACGAACTGGACGGCGAGCGTGCCACGAGCGTGGTCGTACGCGGCCGGGCCCAGGTGCTCGAGGGCGAAGCGGCGTACGTGGCCGACACCGTGCCGCTGCGACCTTGGCTCGACACACCGAAGTTCAACGTCGTGGCGATCGTGCCCTCCGAAACGACCGGTCGACGCTTCCAGATGCACCGGCCCTGGAAGTCGATGCGCCCCAGCTGA
- a CDS encoding serine hydrolase, whose protein sequence is MRECGQVNRRQVVLGALGVAAVPVLGVASAPAAEAVTASRLTSQLSAYLNARGGTVGIALWDNRSGKYYTYNNFQNETLSTVKVLILCALLRVWREQRRPITESQRYQIGRMMDYSDNAATDSLLAQVGLANVQRVARLMGLTATTVRGGGAAGTATWWGYSTTTAWDWLKLETYLVNGTPVLTPAERTFVRSWMSHVTQSQIWGVVLPGYKGFVNLELKNGWGPRTGGYRLNSIGHVKGFGRDYQMAMLSRAPGGFYYGRDTLNGASGIIYRELATPLA, encoded by the coding sequence GTGCGCGAATGTGGGCAGGTCAACCGTCGGCAGGTAGTTCTGGGTGCGCTGGGTGTTGCGGCAGTGCCGGTGCTCGGGGTGGCGAGCGCCCCTGCGGCTGAAGCGGTGACGGCCTCGCGGCTCACCTCGCAGCTGTCGGCTTATCTCAACGCCCGGGGCGGCACCGTTGGTATCGCCTTGTGGGACAACAGGTCTGGTAAGTACTACACCTACAACAACTTCCAGAACGAGACGCTCAGCACGGTCAAGGTGCTCATTCTGTGTGCATTGTTGCGGGTGTGGCGGGAGCAGCGGCGACCCATCACCGAGAGTCAGCGCTACCAGATCGGGCGCATGATGGATTACAGCGACAACGCCGCGACCGACTCGCTGCTGGCGCAGGTGGGGCTGGCGAATGTGCAGCGGGTCGCCCGCCTGATGGGGCTCACTGCGACCACGGTCCGCGGTGGGGGAGCAGCGGGCACCGCCACCTGGTGGGGCTACTCGACCACTACCGCCTGGGACTGGCTGAAGCTCGAGACCTACCTGGTCAACGGGACGCCGGTGCTCACGCCAGCCGAGCGCACCTTCGTCCGATCGTGGATGTCGCACGTCACGCAGTCGCAGATCTGGGGCGTGGTGCTGCCCGGCTACAAGGGCTTCGTAAACCTTGAACTGAAGAACGGCTGGGGTCCGCGCACGGGCGGCTACCGACTCAACTCGATCGGGCACGTGAAGGGTTTTGGTCGTGATTACCAAATGGCGATGCTCTCGCGTGCGCCGGGCGGTTTCTACTACGGACGCGACACGTTGAACGGAGCCAGCGGCATCATCTACCGCGAGCTGGCGACGCCGCTGGCCTAG